A region of the Zymomonas mobilis subsp. mobilis ATCC 10988 genome:
TCTTCACAACGCGTACCAACCCCTCTGACAATATCGTCAAAAAAGCTCGGTTCGGCCTTGGTATAGGTCGCATCTTCAATCGTCGCGCCTAAACGATACTGATGGAATTCATCCAACAGAATATTGAGCGGCGTTTTTTCCATTTCGCGTTGATAGAGTGCCTGAACGGCAGCCAATCTGGCTGCCGAACGGGCGTTTTTATGAGGGCGTTTTTGCGTTTGCGCCATTATTTATTAAGCCTTGATATCACAGATTCAGCGTGAGCAGGCAGGCCTTCAGCCTTTGCCAAAGTCACGGCCGCAGGGCCAATCTTACTTAAAGCCTCTTGCGAGCAATTAAGATAAGTGGTGCGCTTCATAAAGTCGATAACCGACAATCCAGAAGAGAAGCGCGCACGACGACCGGTTGGCAAAACATGGTTCGGGCCACCAACATAATCGCCGATGGCTTCCGGCGTATAACGGCCAAGGAAGACCGAACCAGAGTGGTGCACATTGGCAAATAAAGCATCAGGATCGGCCACCGCCAATTCAAGATGTTCCGGTGCCAGACGGTCAACCAAAGCAGGGGCTTCGTCCAAAGACTGCACCAAAATAGTGGCGCCGTGTTTGTCCCAGCTTTCGCGGGCAACCTTTTGGGTTTCCAGTTTTTCCAGTCTTCTTCCAACGGCTTCGATCGTTTTTTCGATCAAATCTTCGGAATCAGAAATCAAAATTGACTGGCTGGTCGGGTCATGTTCAGCCTGACTTAAAAGATCGGCCGCCAACCATTCGGGATCGTTGTCCTTATCGGCAACCACCACGATTTCAGACGGGCCTGCCACCATATCAATGCCGACCTGACCGTAAAGCTGACGCTTAGCTTCAGCCACCCAAGCGTTACCGGGGCCGACAACGACATCAACCGGTTTGATCTTTTCAGTTCCCAAGGCCAAAGCCGCGACAGCCTGTGCGCCACCAATTTTCCAGATTTCATCGACTTCGGAAATCACAGCAGCGGCAATCACGGCTGGATTGACAAAGCCATCTGGAGTTGGGGTCACCATAACCAGACGCTTCACACCAGCGACCTTTGCTGGCACGGCATTCATCAAAACAGAAGAACAATAAGCGGCACGTCCACCCGGAACATAAAGACCGGCGGCTTCAACGGCCTGCCAACGAACACCCATACGAACGCCAGCGGCATCGGTCATCTCGCTGCTTTCAGGCAGCTGGTTTTCGTGGCAGTAACGAATACGGGTCGCAGCCAGTTTTAAAGCGTCCATCAATTCCGAAGGCAGGGAATCACAAGCCTTCTTGATTTCTTCTTGGGTCAGCTGCCATCCACCCTTATTCAGATCATGACGATCGAATTTCTGGGTCAATTCGGCAATAGCAACGTCACCCCGTTTTTTGACATCGGCAATAATGGCCGAGACATCACGGGAAACATCGCCTTCGCTTTCCCGTCTTTCATCAACTAACCGAGTAAAATCAGCTTGGAAATCAGCCTTACGGCTATCTAATTTAAGCAACATTATCCGCAACTCCTACCAAACGGCGGAAATTTTCAACCAAGGGCGCAATATCGCCCGCCCGCATTTTGAACGCGGCACGGTTGACAATCAGACGAGCGGAAATCGGCATAATTTTTTCGACTTCAACCAACCCGTTTTCTTCCAAGGTGCGCCCTGACGAGACGAGATCGACAATCCGGCCCGCAAGACCCAGAGCAGGGGCGATTTCCATCGCACCATTGAGCTTAATACACTCAGCCTGAACCCCGCGAGCCTCGAAATGTCGATGCGTCAAATGCGGGTATTTGGTAGCAACACGGA
Encoded here:
- the hisD gene encoding histidinol dehydrogenase codes for the protein MLLKLDSRKADFQADFTRLVDERRESEGDVSRDVSAIIADVKKRGDVAIAELTQKFDRHDLNKGGWQLTQEEIKKACDSLPSELMDALKLAATRIRYCHENQLPESSEMTDAAGVRMGVRWQAVEAAGLYVPGGRAAYCSSVLMNAVPAKVAGVKRLVMVTPTPDGFVNPAVIAAAVISEVDEIWKIGGAQAVAALALGTEKIKPVDVVVGPGNAWVAEAKRQLYGQVGIDMVAGPSEIVVVADKDNDPEWLAADLLSQAEHDPTSQSILISDSEDLIEKTIEAVGRRLEKLETQKVARESWDKHGATILVQSLDEAPALVDRLAPEHLELAVADPDALFANVHHSGSVFLGRYTPEAIGDYVGGPNHVLPTGRRARFSSGLSVIDFMKRTTYLNCSQEALSKIGPAAVTLAKAEGLPAHAESVISRLNK